The genomic interval GTCGCATGGCGGCTCGTCATGTATCCCTGCAGGTGATGGCCGGGAATGAGTTCGTGGTGCACCGTCGCGCGCGAAAAATACCGGTTGTTGCCGCGCATGCTCATCATCTTCTGCTCGTGCGTCATCCCCGCGGTGGGAAACGCCACGCTGATCACCTCGCCGCCCGTGAAGAACGGCGTGATCAACTGCCGCTGCGGCGACATCATCTCAATCCGCCACAAGTCTTTGCAGAACTCCGGCACCGTCACCAGATTCCGGCTCTCGACAAACTCCGTCGCCTCCATCGCCAGTTCGCGAATCAACTCCGGCTGCGCGCCCGGCTCGACGTGCTGCGTCTTCACGAACTCCAGCGCCGCGCGCCAGTCGTCGCCATAGCCCAGTTCGCGGCTGGCCTTGAGCATTTCCGCCTCGCACCATGCAAACTCCTGGTTGGCGATGTCCACCAGTTCCTCGGGCGTGTACGGGATCATCTCCATGCGCAGATCGCTCAGCAGCGCCTCGCGGCCGATCGGATCGCCGATGATCGACGACTCATCGTCCGGATTCACCCCCACCAACTGCCGGCGCAGAAAGTTGGCGTATTCATCGAGCGCCTGGTCCGCCGCCTTGTACGGCTCCTGCATCCACCAGTTGAAGATCGGGTCATAGCCACTGTAGAAGCCGTTCCACTCGCGCAGCGTCCGCCGCAGGCTGTCCACCTCTGCCGCGGCCCGGTTCGCCACGGTCTTCTTGACCACGATCGGCCCCGGCTCATCATCGCCGCCTTCGCCCGCGTCGCTCGTCTCACTCTTGCTCCGCAGCCCCTCTTCGACGCGCTGGCGCACGTCGCCCACCTGCTTCACGAGATCGTTGAGCGCGGCCGCCGCGCCCGGTGAATCGACGTTCTTCATCTCCAGCCGCGCATCATCGAGGCTCGTGACGATCGATGCAAACGAAAGCAGGTCCGCCATGTCGCTGCGATATCCCGCGTCGATTTCGATCTGTCGCCGCTGGTAGTCGAGATGATTGCGAAAGAGGATGTAGTCGATCCGGCCGTCCTGGCTGAGCGAATCAAAGTCCACCTCTTCGAGCCGCTGCTTCCAGTCGTCGTAGAACGCCGTAAACCGAGCCACGCTCACCGGCGACAGGTCCGAGCCGTTGAGCCGCTGCATCGCCCGGCGGTCTGTGTTATAGCGCTCGAGCATCCCCACCAGCGCGCTGGGCTGAGGCGCGATGAGTTCGCCCATCGGCGGCGGGTCATAGTTGACGCGGTCGCCCTCCTGCGCCGCCGCCCACGGCGCCAGCAGAAGAACGCATCCACACACCACCACGCCCCGGCACACCATTCGATCCAGCATGACGTTCCCTCGAAGGCCTCGATTTACAGGTCCAGGCAATACGCGGACATCGTAGCGAGCACCCCGGCGCGAGTGCCGCGGACGCTTTGCAGATACCAGGGCGTACGTGTTCGCCGCAGTGGAAACGGGCCCCCCCTCCAGGTGCGCCACCCACGCCTCCTGCACCGCGTCATCGCGGTCCAGCGCAGGGACAAAGCGCAACTCGATTACGAGCCGCGCAGGGTCATCCAGAGGTGGAAGCACATGGTCCATCCGTCAGGTACGGACGGATGAAACGCTCAGAGATTGCGGATGGGGAGGGGCATAGTACGGCGGCCGGTGGATCGCGACCGTCTTGTTTTTGGAGGGCCAGAGCCCTCCCCCGCACGTTGTCGGTCCGAGGGCGACATCGGGTTCGCCGGGATCGCTGACGTCGAACTACAGCCCTCAGGGCAACTCAGAGAGCTTGATCCGCCGCCGTGGCGCGCCCGCGTGATGTGGTCATTCCCGCGCAGCGCCTGCCCCGCCCTTGCGGTTTCGCGCCATCTGCAG from Phycisphaerales bacterium carries:
- a CDS encoding DUF885 domain-containing protein; its protein translation is MLDRMVCRGVVVCGCVLLLAPWAAAQEGDRVNYDPPPMGELIAPQPSALVGMLERYNTDRRAMQRLNGSDLSPVSVARFTAFYDDWKQRLEEVDFDSLSQDGRIDYILFRNHLDYQRRQIEIDAGYRSDMADLLSFASIVTSLDDARLEMKNVDSPGAAAALNDLVKQVGDVRQRVEEGLRSKSETSDAGEGGDDEPGPIVVKKTVANRAAAEVDSLRRTLREWNGFYSGYDPIFNWWMQEPYKAADQALDEYANFLRRQLVGVNPDDESSIIGDPIGREALLSDLRMEMIPYTPEELVDIANQEFAWCEAEMLKASRELGYGDDWRAALEFVKTQHVEPGAQPELIRELAMEATEFVESRNLVTVPEFCKDLWRIEMMSPQRQLITPFFTGGEVISVAFPTAGMTHEQKMMSMRGNNRYFSRATVHHELIPGHHLQGYMTSRHATYREMLGTPFWTEGWALYWEMLLWDKGFGRTPEERIGMLFWRSHRCARIIFSLSFHLETMTPQECVDFLVDRVGHERDNAAAEVRRSVGGLYSPLYQCAYMLGGLQFRALHRELVETGEMPDRDFHDAILKMNRIPVEMIRARLEDVPLTRDYTTNWRFYDR